TGCTAGGGTCCAGGCACAACGTTATGCATACGCTTACCAAGAGCCAATGCCTGTTGAGCAGCTGGTTCAATCTCTCTGTGATACCAAGCAAGGTTACACACAATTCGGTGGTCTTCGACCATTTGGAGTATCTTTCCTCTTTGCAGGTTGGGACAAGAATTTTGGCTTTCAGCTTTACACTAGTGATCCCAGTGGAAATTATGGTGGTTGGAAAGCTGCAGCTATTGGTGCCAACAATCAGGCTGCCCAGTCAATTCTGAAACAGGACTACAAGGATGATATCACAAGGGAAGAAGCAGTTCAACTTGCACTGAAGGTACTGAGTAAAACCATGGACAGCACAAGTCTTACCTCTGAAAAGCTTGAACTTGCAGAGGTTTTACTCTCACCCTCAGGAAAAGTCAAGTATCAAGTTTGCTCCCCCGAAAACCTAACTAAGCTGTTGGTGAAGTTTGGGGTGACCCAACCGGCAACAGAAACTGCTTAGGTTGTTTCATGTCATATGCTATGCCTAAACACTGCATTTGGACGTTCTTCCTTTCAGAATAGACTTCAAAAAAATGTCCGAAATTTGTTTCAAAGTTCAAACTTTAAGCATTGTGTTTCTTAGTAATGCTAATTGCTTTTTAGgtcgtatttatttttattttcaggaCATTGATCTATGATGTTTGCACCCCTTCCTTTCTCTTACTATCTGTCCATTATCCTTTTCTTGTCCGTAATTTGAGTTAGTGATGTTAGAAGAAACAACGCATCAACCCGCAATCTGACGCTTATTTATTTTGCCTCTTCAACCAACCAATCAACTATACTTTGCtcttattattgttaaaatataaaaatgttttattagaTTTAGTTAATCTTTTTCTTATCGGTTTATTTGAGTTggtattcatttattttatttcaatggttttatttctcaaatatttgtttataggattaaaagttattttcttaaacttagTACCGAATGATCAGatgacaattaaaaaaaactctaCACAATACtgagttaaaattaattagatGATTTTTGTAATTACGCTTTTGGTGTGAAGTGAATTTGACCGGAAGGATAAAGATTAAGACCAAGTTCAATAGAAAGTACAAAATCAAAAatgcatttatttttcatgtttataATCCTCAATATTGTTGTATACAATGGTACAAGTTTGAATTTTTGCGTCATCAATAATTGTGTACAAAATTTGACTTTTATTGATcgaacaataaatataattttactttcaCTAAATTTTCAACACATACGtgtagagttgtcaaaacgggccaTCTAGCCTGATTCGATCTGGTCCATCACGAGTTGGTCATTTAGTGAGTCAATCTAActcgactcatttattagcgagccagaaaaTTTGAATCCGACtcgacccaccacaggttggtggATAAATAAGTTGGCTCACTaattcacttaattacaatttttttaaaataaaaaaaaattacaaactttttataatttaaatataaacaaattttattccgtgtttaattaattttgaaaataaagaagttaaataattttttcaaacaaaaacaaaataataaatattttttataaaattaaaattatattttaataaaataaaattaggtaggtgggttggtgggccaatcCAACCCATCATGGGTTCTACCCGCATGAACCGGATTAAAAtttgacccgcataaaaaagatataattttttcaaatttaattcaGCTCAAATCTATAGTAGGCCGGGTTAACCCGCGGGCTATGATCCATTTTGACACTAAGAgtatgttatgttattgatGAAAAATACAGGCATAAAGGAGTTCATTCCACACATCAGGAACTCCTGGGTGGCACCAATGTATGCAATCTGCATAACTTTTTGGGTTTGCAATTTGCTCTTTGGTTAGAGGATACCACTGCTTCCTGTAGATAGATGGGTGTCCTTTCCTGTATTCTGAGAGCTGTGTGATGTTCAGCATTTGAACACTCAAACCTCTTGCTTTCAAATCATCAACCACATTCTCCACCACCTGCATCATTTTAGGATCAGAATCCTGTCCCCAATACCCCTATTCTGTAATCATATCTGTTTCGTTGTAACAATTGTTACCATTAGCTGCTCCCCATTCCTCAGCCCtgcattatttttttcaattacaaaAGTAATTTACAGTTATGCACTGCACTTAAATGCATATTTGGCGTTTGTGGGTAGGGGGATGTTCACAAGAGCTGGTGAAGAGTTACTTTCTGGTCAAACTAAATGTCAGTGATCGAACaataaaggattttttttttttttttttataatttcaaaggTGATTGTACAACTTCAGTTTTCTGTTAGGGTTATTAATAAGAAGTTTCTTACTGTTAAGTAGAGGATATTATCCCAACTTATACTTGTTTACTTTAAGCTCATCCTTTGAAGATGTCTGAATGATAGTAAAATTTGGAGTATATAGAAGTCAAATTTTAAGGTTTTCTACGATTTATCTTGCTTATATGTTTGGTTAATGATTGTTTATATCTAGAAAAAGTTAGTGGCACAGTGATGCTAGCTTGATCATGAGTGGTTTTTACTTTGACTCAAGAAATATTGTAATCTGAGGTACCTTGTATGAATAGGTGGCATGCTAACGAAAAACAATTGGGTCTTCTTACGATTGACATGCACTTCCAACCAATCAGACCAGGTCCTAAGGGCCATTTCATAGATTCTCAACATTTTAACCATTTTGTAGACAGCATCTGGGTCTCCAAACGACCCCCACCTGCTTGTAAATTTGTcacaatcaaaatcaatttgcGAAGTTGGATGCAAGCAAGCACGATTTAGTGATGAATACAGTAAAATCACGTGATTTGGTGTTGGAATTGAAATTGGAGCAGTTGCATTCAAGTTGATGAAAGGAATGATGATTAGGTTAACTGCTGCACTTACAGAACATTCATAAGTGGTCTTCTCCACCACAGATAAGTGTTAAAAACCAGAAAGTCTGCATCAGTCCAGTACTTGGCATGCTTTTCTATGGCATTTACTC
This sequence is a window from Vigna angularis cultivar LongXiaoDou No.4 chromosome 2, ASM1680809v1, whole genome shotgun sequence. Protein-coding genes within it:
- the LOC108329630 gene encoding proteasome subunit alpha type-4, which translates into the protein MSRRYDSRTTIFSPEGRLYQVEYAMEAIGNAGTAIGILSKDGVVLVGEKKVTSKLLQTSTSTEKMYKIDDHVACAVAGIMSDANILINTARVQAQRYAYAYQEPMPVEQLVQSLCDTKQGYTQFGGLRPFGVSFLFAGWDKNFGFQLYTSDPSGNYGGWKAAAIGANNQAAQSILKQDYKDDITREEAVQLALKVLSKTMDSTSLTSEKLELAEVLLSPSGKVKYQVCSPENLTKLLVKFGVTQPATETA